The Rhizobiaceae bacterium genome contains the following window.
ATCATTGCAGGATCCCATTCGGTGAATCCACTGTTGTCCTCAATGTTTAGGGGACCGAACGACGGCAAGGTTTCGGTCGAGAGCACCAAACTGCAAGGCATGACAGATCACATTGTTATCAGCACCACGCATACGTTCATGATGAACAATCCGCTCGTCATCGCGCAGACGATCGAGTTTCTCCGCACCGGTCGGTTTGATCACGAGTTGACGATGGGGAAGGTGTTTCAACGGGCGTTGCGAGGGCGAGAAGTACAATGAAGGCGAGGCTGCGCTATTTCGTCTACTTCCTGCTCGCGCTCATCGCTCTCGTCGTCGGGCTATCGCTCTATCAGCCCCCGATGAGACTGATGCCCGCACCCACCGTATTCCTCAACGAACGAAATCCTTTCAGCATCAACCCAAATCTCAGTGAGGACCCTGAGATCAAAGTGTTCTATGCCACCAACCGGTTGCCGATCGGCCCAAGAGCCAACAGGATTTACGCCATCGTTCCAGGTCGCGACGTGCATCTTGGACTTGCGACGGTGCGCATCGGACAAGAAGGTACGACCTGGGACAATATCTATGCTCTCTCCACCGGGGCAGGCGATGACACGCGACCGTTTCTCCATTTGGAGAACCTCAATGAGCAGGCGAACATCGAAAGCGACGGTAAGCTTGATGCGGAAGCCAGGGCCTGGTTTGCCGAGATCGAAACGGCGCTACAGAACAGTCTGGACAAGGACATCACGGTTTACGTCCATGGTGCAAACACGACCATGGAGCGCGCGGCCGGACAAGCCGCTCAGTTGCATCATTTCACGGGACGAAACTCGGTGGTCGTGATGTTCGCATGGCCAACCGCCGAAAACTTCCTGCGTTATTCCCGGGACATGGAAACGGCATTTGGCGCTGCTCCTCATCTGGCCAAACTGATCGAACTCCTGGCCGGGAACACCACCGCACGCAACATCGATGTACTCACATACAGTGCCGGCGGCACAGTTGGAAGCGACGCGCTGGGCAGGATTGGTGATGATGTCACCTTGCATGGTAGCCAGAATCCCCGCATAGGCGAAGTCTACCATGCCGCACCGGATGCCGATTTCCGGAGTTTCGTTAACGACATGCAGAAGTACGCTGCCATCGCGCGTCGCATGACAGTCGCGGTGAACATGAACGACGCCGCGCTGCGCTTGTCGCAACTCGTCAATCGTGCTTCCCGCGCCGGCCGCCCCGACTTGACCGAACTCAGTCCGGAAGCCAGCTCATGGTTGCTTGAAGCTCAAGAGCAATACGGCCTTGAGGTCGTCCAAGTCCGTCCTGAAAATATTCCGGGCATGTCACGATGGTCGCACACCTTCTGGTACGAAGATCCATGGGTTTCGACTGATGTGCTGGCCACGCTCCTTTTCCATCTCTCGCCGTCCGACCGGGGTCTGGAAGAGGAAGATGCCCGCCCAAAGGGCCGCTACTGGACCTTTGCAGCGGATCATTTGAAGAGACTGACCGAGGCGATGGCCAGACGCTGATCTTCAAGCGTCGGCCGTCAGGCTTCCCGGCGTCAGGCGCTTCCTGCGATAAACTCATCCGCGTTCGATTTGTCTCGATCCTTACGCGGCTCTCGGTCGTAGATGGTTATGTAGAGAACCGGCAGAAGGATGAGCGTCAGGACCGTCGCGACGAGCAATCCACCCATGATCGCGAAAGCCATCGGCCCCCAGAACAGTGTCGGCGCGATCGGAATGAGACCCAGCACGGTCGACAGCGCCGTCAGCAGGATCGGACGCAAACGACCCGAGGCGGCAGCTATGGCCGCATCCCTGATGCCCAGGCCGCCTGCCCTTTCGTCGTTGATCTGGACGATCAGGATAACCGCATTCTTCGCAATCATGCCGATGAGCGCCAGTATGCCGAGAATGGCAACAAAGCCGAGTGGACGCCCGAAGAGAAGCAATGCGCCGACGACCCCGATCAGGCCCAGAGGCAGCAGCACCAATACCAGGAAGGTATTCGCGAAGCTTCGAAGCTGAACCATCAGGAGGGTGAGCATGATGAAAATCATGACCGGGATGACGGCGAACACTGCGGCCTGGCTTTCCGCGCTCGTTTCCGCCGTTCCGCCGAGTTCAATCGAATAGCCCGCCGGTAGAGTTGTGGCGAACGCATCTACCTTGTCCTCGACATCGGCAACGACCGCCTCGGGTGTTGTGCCGTCCCTCACATCAGCGAGAACGGTGAGCGTCGGCACCCGGTCACGACGCCAAATCAGGGGTTGCTCCTGTTCAAAGGAGAAATTGGCGAAAGTACTCATTGCCACCGTGCGCCCGCCGGGTATCGGAACCTGTAGCGAGGCCAGATTGTCCAGCGATATACGGTCCTGATAGGGCGCGCGCACCACGACATTGATGAGATATATACCGTCGCGAAGTTGCGTGACGGGTGCGCCGGAAACGGCGGATTGGAGAATCGCAGACAGGCTCTGGCTCGTCAGGCCCAGCCGTCGCGCCTGATCCTGATTGACTTCGATCTTCAACTGCCTCGCTGGCTCTATCCAATCAAAATGAACTCGGTCAGCGCCGGGATTGGTTGCGATAATGTCTGCCAGTTCCAGCGCCCTGTCCCGGACGATCTCGATATCAGGCCCGCTCAGGCGCCATTGGAGTGGCCAACCAATGGGCGGGCCCATTTCCAGCGGACTGACGCGACTGATCGCCTCAGGGAAGTTCTCGGAGAGGTATTTCTCAAGTTCGCGCTGCAGGCGAATACGAGCGTCGATGTCCTTCGCCATAACGACGAGTTGTGAGTGATTGTCGCTAGGCGGAAGGATAGCGAGCGGCAGATAGAAGCGGATAACGTTGCGGCCAACATAGCTGCTCCAGAAATTCACGTCCTCGCTTTTCCCGAGCCAGGCTTCAATGCGCTCGACAGCCGCCTCGCTGGCGAAAATGGAACTGGAGCGTGGCAACTGGAAATCGATCATCAATTCGTTGCGATCGGACGGTGGAAAAAACTGCCGATCGACACGTGACAGCCCAAGGACAGCCGCGACCATCACACAGACACTGATGCCGATTGTCAGCCACCGCGCACGAATGGCGGAGACGAGAAAACGGGAATATGTGCGCACCAGAAAGCTGTCCTCGCCGCTGGACGCACCGGGCTTTGGGGCTTTCAGGAGATATGAACTAATGATCGGCGTAAAGACGACAGCGACGAACCAAGACGCAATCAGGGCAATTGCGACCACCTGAAACAGCGAGATCGTGTATTCCCCGGCCTGGCTCTGCGCGAAGCCAATCGGAACAAAACCGGCAATGGTGATCAGCGTGCCCGTCAGCATTGGAGCCGCGAGCTTCGAGTATGCCGATTTGGAGGCATCAGTCATGGTCTGGCCATTGGCCAGTCCCCGGAGGGTGGCGTCGACCGTGGTCATCGCGTCGTCCACCAGAAGGGCAAGTGCGATAATCAACGCTCCAAGGGAAACCCGGTGCAGATCGATGCCCATCACCTGCATGACCAGGAACACAGTCGCAAGGGTAACGGGGATAGCGATGGCGACCACAGCGCCGGGCCGGACACCGAGCGTAAGGAAACTCACCACGAGGATGATGCCGACAGCCTGATAAAGCGAAGTCGTGAAATCGTTGATTGCGACATCAACGACGTCAGGTTGATTGGATACAAGAACCGTATCGATGCCTATTGGCAGGTTGGCCACAGACCTGTTGACCGATGCACTGACCTGCCGCCCCAATTCGAGGACGTCTCCACCTTCACGCATCGAGATGCCAAGTCCGATTGCCGGCTTGCCATTGACGCGATACATGGAAGATGGCGGCTCGACGAGCCCGCGCTTAACTTCGGCGACATCGCCAAGTCGGATCAGACGTCCGCCTGCGCTGATAGGCACATCCAGAATTTCCGATTCGTTCTCGAATGATCCTGAAACCCGCAGCGACAGGTTTTCGAGGCCGGTGTTGATAGTGCCCGAAGGACGTACAGCATTCTGCGCAGCGACCGCGGCGAAGACCTGACCGTAGTCGAGCCCCATGGCGGCCACCCGATCGGGCTGCAGTTCGATCGTTACTTCCTCGTTCTGTACACCAATGAATTCTATCTTTCCGATGGAAGGTACATCGCGGATCAGGTTCGAACGCACTTCATCGGCATAGTCGCGCAATTCGCGATGGGTAAAGCCGTCCGACGTGAAGCCATAGATGATGCCGAATACGTCGCCGAAATCATCATTGAAGAATGGACCGACGACACCCTGCGGAAGTGTATGACGGATATCCGCTACGCTGTTTCGGACCTGCTGCCAGACGCTGCCGACGTCGTCGGCGGGGAAAGCGCCGTCGAGATCAACATAGATAGTCACAACCCCCGGACGTGTGATCGACCTCAGGGAATCCAGTCCGGTCGTCTCCTGAAGCCTGCGTTCAAGCCGATCGGTGAGCTGGTTCTGCGTTTCTTCAAGAGTAGCGCCCGGCCAGACAGCCGTGACCAGCATCGTCTTGATCGTGAAAGTCGGATCTTCGTCGCGACCGAGACCGACAAACGCAAACGCGCCAGCTACGATCGCAACCAGCATGAAGTAGATTGTCAGAGATCGCGAGCTTATTGCCCAGCCTGAAAGGTTGGGCCCTATCATGATACGCCACCAGGCAAGCGAACTTCCTGACCGGGGCGAAGTGCCTGTACGCCGGCTGTAACGACCAACTCACCCACTTCAAGCCCATCGGATACCAGCACCGACGCCGGTGAGAAATCCGCGATATCGATCTTGCGGAGCGCGACCTTGTTAGTCGCAGGGTCAACAACCCAGACGGCCGGCGCGCCTTCCGTTCGGGTCAGTGCGCTGGCCGGGATTTCTATGCCGCCAACGCCTCCGAAATGCGCCTGACCGGTCACCGTCGAACCCAGTCGCATTTCGGCGGGAGGATCGATCAGGCCGACACGCACCTGGAATGTCCCTGTTGCAGCATCGGCGCGCGGAGCCACTTCTCGGATCCGCCCTTGCGCGGTGACACCCGGCGACATCGACAGAGCCACCAGAACTTCGGGATCGGGCGGACTATTCGCAATTGTTGCGGCAGGGACGTTGAAAACGGCATCCTTGCCTTCATCGCGTGCAATTTGCACGATCGGGCGGCCAGCAGCGGCAACCTCACCCGCCTCGACTCCGACTGCGGTGACCACGCCAAGGGAATCCGCGTAAAGAACTGTGTCCTCGAGCCGTCTGTGCACAATTCGAGCCTGCGCCTGCGCAGAGTCAACATGAGCCTGCGCCGAGTTGAGCGCCTGTTCGGCGCGATCAACCGCGGCGAGCGCAACGACTTGGCGCTCGTACAGCCGACGCTGCCGGTCATAGGTAAGTCGGGCCTCGGAAAGTTGGCTCTCAGCGGCGGTCAACGCGGCTTCGGCCGCGCGAAGTCCATTTTCCTCATCCGACGCGTCCAGACGCGCAATAATCTGGCCCGCCTTGACCGTGTCCCCGACATTGACCAGGCGCTCAATCACCCTGCCTCCGATACGGAAGCCAAGCCCGACCTCAACCTGGCTCTCTACCGTACCAGCCAGTTCAACGGTCTGCCCGCCCTTGTTCTCATCGATGACAACGACCCGAACCAGCCTGGGCGACGCCGCAGTTTCCTTTTTCTCGTCGGAGCATGCGGATAGCACCGCCGCCAACAACACGAGGCCGCATACCAGACTTCGACGGTTCTTAAGCATCGCACTCAACCCTTCGGTAGATGTTCGGTCTCAGGCATACGGTCGAAGCAGGTTGCACTTGCTATACCACCGGGCGCAGCCTCTTCACTACCCCAGCGCGAAGTCTGGAAGCCAACGCAATCCTGCATGGAGCCCAAGCGGCAATGGGCTCTATGTTCTTTGTTATTCGACATGCTGCGGCCGACCGACTTTCAGACTAGTGCACAATATACATAAGTACAGTTCACCTGTATCTAAAATATACTGTGATGTATACTTATACATTTCTTATCATCGACGAGCGATATTTCTGAATGCATTCCGTTCGATGGACGCAAAGCACCTCTGCTTGCTCGCGGCAGGCACTACGCACCAGTAGTATAGTGTCCCCATGGTTCCCTGCAATCGGCCTGGAATCCAGCATTTATGCATGGCATCCCAAATTCGGTGGCGAGGGAACTGACTGTACCATCTGGACGAAGGAATTTGAGGCTGGCGGAACTCCGGCGAGGTATTGAGCCTTGCCTCCAAGGGGAAATTGATCGATTCAAAGACCGCCGCCAAATCCAAGTAGAACCAACGTATTTTTAACCTCTACGCATCCCTTCCGTATACTTCTGCGCCTTCCTCTGGAAAATTCCGTGTATATTTTGACATATTTCTTGTTTTATCTACGCTACTTTAATTTCTATTGTGATGAATATCAAAATACGCTTGCCGGGCGCCGATAGCTATCGGATGGAACTTTTGCTTGCATGCACAACCCTGTGTAATCTAAATGAATTGCGATCGATCTGGTCAGGGCGAGAGGACGCTATGGTTCGAAGCGGCTTTCCGAGGCGGGCGTCAAATATGCGTATGAGCAGAAGAATCACCTGCCTGGGTGCTATATGAAAGAGCGCGCGGTCTTAGCAGTCGCTGCAGTTCGCGCCGTGGCGCTTTTTGCGTTCTGGCTCGCCCTTGCCAACTGGACCATCGCCGATGTTGTTGCCGGCGCCGTGGCTGCAGGGATCGCAAGTTGGGCGAGCATCCTCTTGCTGCCCCCCGCGCCACATTCGAGCAGGTCCTTTCTTGCTATTGCGCAAATTGCACTGTTCTTCTTGATTCAATCCTTTTTGGCCGGGCTGGATGTTGCGCGCCGCGCCCTCGATCCGCGCATGCCGCTGCAGCCCGGTTTCGTGACTTGTCCCATGAGCTTGCGCGGCGCAATGCCACGCTGTGCATTCCGGGCACTCATGAGTTTGCAACCGGGATCATTACCCGTGGAAGAACAGGCTGGCGGCGTGCTGCTGGTGCATTGCCTGAACAAGAACCAGCCTGTCTCGCAAAGTTTCGCCAGAGAGGAAATGTTGTTTGCGAAAGCGTTCGGGATAGAAACAGACCATGGCTGAGTTCCTTCTCTCGGTCGCGGTTTTCTTGCTCGTCGTGGTCGGCGCGGGTCTCCTGCGGCTGTTGCGAGGCCCATCGGCGGCGGACCGCATCATGGCGGTCCAGATGCTGGGGACCGGGGGTGGAGCGATTTGCCTGCTTCTGGCGGTCGCAACGCGGAACAGTGCTATTTTCGACGTTGCGCTGACGCTCGGCCTGCTGGCAGTCTCCGCGGTAGCGGCTCTCAGTCTTGCCGAACACTCGCGCACCGGCGGTGAAAGTGACGATCATGCTGGCTAGCGGATTTACCATCGTCGCGGTCGTGACCGGAGCCTTCTTTTTTCTCGCGGGCACGGCCGGTCTGTTGAGGTTTCCAGATTCACTTAGCCGACTTCACGCATTGACGAAGGCTGACAATCTTGGGCTGGGCTTGATCGCCCTTGGTCTCATGCCGCAGGTGGGCAACCTTCAAGATGGGCTGAAGCTGCTGTTCATCTGGGGCCTCGTGCAATGCGCCGCAGCTACCAGTAGCCAAATCATCGCGCGTATCGCTCATCGGCCTGACGGCAAGGATCAATGACACTGGCGCTGGACTTGATTCTGATCGTGCTGGTTCTAACGGTGGCGGTCGGGACGCTTGTTTCCCGCGATACCCGCTCGGCTGTGATTGCTTTCATCGGACTAGGCTTGCTTCTCGGGCTGGCGTGGGTCCGACTTTCATCGGTGGATGTCGCTCTGACAGAAGTTGCGATCGGGGGCGGAGCAACCGGCATATTGCTCCTGCGAGCTTGCGCGAGCGTCGGCTCCGCCAACCCCCGGCGCGAACGGCCGGGAACAGCAGTCCATGTCCTTGCCGCCCTGTTCTGCGCGGCCGTCTCGATAGCCATCGGCATGGCCGTCTTGGCGATGCCCGAGCCTCCGGGAACACTCGCCCCGCGAGTCGCGGAGCACATGTCCGCAAGCGGCCTCGGGAACCCTGTAACGGTTGTTCTTCTGGTCTACCGCGCCTTCGATACGCTGCTTGAAAAGGTGGTGGTCGTGCTGTCGCTCATCGGTGTCTGGTCGCTAGCTACAGATAGTTCCTGGGGTGGCGCCCCAGCGGATCTGAAGCAGGGTATCGCTGATGGACCGCTGGTCCTGCTCGCCCGCCTGTTGCCGCCAGTCGGCATCGTCCTTGGCATCTATCTCGTTTGGAATGGCGCGGATGAACCGGGTGGGACATTCCAGGGCGGCGCAGTGCTGGCGGGTATGTGGCTTTTGGTTCAGATGGCCAGGCTACGTCCCATGCCGCAGACCGGCTCGCTCACTGTTCGGCGGCTCATCGCGGTTGGGCCGGTGTCTTTCGTACTTGTCGGACTCTCCGGGTTTTTTATTGCGGACAGTTTCCTCGCCTACCCCGCTGGTTTCGCCAAACCGATCATCGTCGCAGTCGAGATCGCATTGACGATTTCGATCGCCGTCATCATCGGTCTGCTTGTCGCCGGTCCAGCGGCGCGAGCGCCAAAATGAGCCCCGCCCTGCTATTCGGCCTCTGTGCGGCAGCTTTGATTGGAATCGGCCTGTTTGGTCTGATTGTACAGCCGGACCCGCTGCGCAAGCTTCTGTCCTTCAATCTCATTGGGGCCGGCGTTTTCTTGCTTTTCGGCGTTGCTGGAAAACGTGGCGCCGCCGTCGGCTTCTCAAGCGATCCCGTACCTCAGGCATTGGTCATCACCGGCATTGTGGTTGCCTTTTCGGCCTCGGCACTGGCGGTCGCTCTGCTTGTTCGGCTTTCCGAAGCCCCGGACAGGGCCGACGAGGACGACGAAATATGACAGGCGCCGACAGTTCCGTAGGCGGCGCGCTTCTCGTGCTCATGATAATGACGCCCGTCACGGGTATTCTCATCATGGTTGGGCTGAGGCCGCGAAAGCCGGAACGGGTCGCGTTTGCCGTTTTGGCATTGATGCTTCTGCTGTCCTTCGCTGTTCTGGCGCTGGTGGTCCGCAACTACTCCGCCTTGGGTTACGATCTTGGCGGGTGGGCGCCGCCGCTCGGACTCAGGCTACGCGCAGATGGCATTTCCGCAGCCATGATGGTCATGACCGGTCTGATCTTGTGCCTTGTAGGGCTCTCCGCGAGGCCAGAGTTTCAAAGCTCCGAAACCGGCGGAGAAACCCGGAAGACACTTGTGTTCTGGGCTCTCTTTCTCGGTGTAGCGAGCGCCCTCAATCTCGTCTTCCTTGCGCAGGATCTCTTCAATCTTTTCGTCGCGCTGGAACTCCTGACATTCGCCGCGGTGCCGCTCGTCAGCCTCGACGGCCGGGCAAAGACGCTCAGTGCAGCGTTGCGCTATCTGTTGTTCGCGTTGGCAGGTTCCGTGCTTTACTTGCTCGGGGTTGTGCTGATCTACGCGAACTACGCGGCATTGGATTTGGGTACGTTGCACGGCCTGATCCGTAACGAGGCAGCGACATCGATTGCGGTCGCGCTGATGATTGCGGGACTTATGGCCAAGACGGCGGTGTTTCCGCTTCATATCTGGTTGCCGCCCGCGCATTCCGGTGCGCCGGCACCAGCGAGCGCCATCCTTTCGGCGCTGGTCATAAAGGCACCCTTCTTCATTATCTTGCGACTGTGGTTCGACATGCTGCCCATGAACAGCACAACGGCGGCGGGGCTACTGGCCGGAGCGGGGTCAGCCTCGATTCTTTTCTGCAGTGTTCTGGCCCTCCGGCAGAGTCGGCTGAAACTCATGATCGCCTATTCCACAGTCGCACAAGTCGGCTATCTATTCCTGGTCTTTCCGCTTCTGGGTGCCGATGGCCTCGCCCCGTGGGGCAGCATCGCCTGGAGTGGCAGCATCCTGCAGTTGATGTCTCACGCTTTCGCCAAAGCGGCAATGTTCGTCGCGGCCGGACTGATCGTCGAAGCCCTCGGGCATGATCGCATAGATGATCTTGCCGGCGCCGGAAAGGCCGCGCCACTCAGCGTTCTCGCCTTTGCCATCGCCGGCCTTTCGCTCATGGGCCTGCCGCCGAGCGGTGGCTTCGTCGCGAAGGTCATGTTGCTGAGCGGAGCGGTTTCCGTAGGTGAGTGGTGGATTGCGGTGACAATCCTGGTCGGCGGCGTGCTGGCCGCAGCCTATGTCTTTCGTGTGGTGGGCAAGACGACGGCGTCTCCGGGTGCCGATGTGCCGAACTTGATGATCCTGCCCCGCTCACGGGAAATCATCCCACTGATACTCGCGCTTTGCGCGGTCGCGATCGGTTTCATCCCGTTGCAGCCGCTCGATTTTCTCGACATCGGACGGTCAGTAGCAGGTGTCGGCCCATGACACTCGCCGGATTCCTGCTTGCCACCACCCTTGCGTTTCCACTGGTTCTGGCGCTCGCCTGTGTCAAACTTCGGACGCGTAGCGGGCTCTTGTCGATGCTTGCGCTCGCACCCTTGCCGGGGCTGTTGGCGGCATTCTTCGCCCCTGGCGGGGTGCTTGTATTCGCTCCCGCCCCAATGCGTCTCACGCTTTCACTGGATAGTCCGGGCGCAGTGCTTTTGGGCGGGGCGGCTTTTCTCTGGTTCTGCGCCGGCCTCTATGCCGGCCGCTATATGCGTGACGATCCCCGTATCAAGAGTTTCGCGATCGGCTGGCTGCTGACACTTGCCGGCAGCCTCGGCGTCTTTCTTGTCGCCGACCTCGCAAGCTTTTACCTGGTTTTTGCGCTGGTAAGCCTCTGCGCCTATCAGCTGGTTTGCCACGAAGGAACGCCCCGCGCGGCGCGAGCCAGCTTGGTCTATATGATCCTTGCGGTCGCTGGAGAAGCGTTCCTGCTGCTGGCCTTCGTCATGATGTCGACCATCACCCAGCAGGGAAACCCGCAGATCGCGGATGCGGTGGCCATGATATCCCGCTCTGAATGGCGAGATACGATAATCTGTCTCCTCGTTCTTGGCTTCGGCCTGAAGATGGGACTTTTCCCGCTCCATGTCTGGATGCCATTGGCCCACCCGGTCGCTCCGATGCCTGCCTCAGCCGTGCTCAGCGGAATCGTCGTCAAGGCCGGTGTCATTGGCCTCATACGTTTTCTGCCTTTCGATTCCGCGCTTGCCTCTTGGGGCACGGCGCTAATGACATTGGGATTTGTAACGACGTTCTACGCTGTCGCCGTGGGTATCGTACAGCGACACCCCAAGACGGTGCTGGCCTATTCCACGATCAGCCAGATGGGCTTCATTGCTGCAATACTGGGGGCCGGGGTAGCTGCGGGAGACATTGCCGCCGTTCCGCTGGCCGCCTTCTACGCTTTGCATCACATGCTTGCGAAAGGCGCCCTGTTTCTCGGCGTCGGCGTCGTCGGAGGCATGCGGAGGCAGCGATTGCCAGTGGTGCTTGTGGTCTGCGCGGTGCTCTCCCTCAGCCTTGCTGGACTACCGTTCACGAGCGGTGCGCTGGCGAAGTTTGCCGCCAAGGAACTTTTTGGTTATGGACTCGCCAGCACCTTGGCGACATTTTCCGCTGTTGGCAGCGCTCTGCTAATGGTGCATTTCATGCAATTGTTGTCAGCCCATGGCAAATCCGAAGCCGACAAAAAGCCGGAGCGCGGTTTGGTTCTGCCGTGGTCTCTTGTCGCTTGCGCCTCAATTATCGCGCCCTTTATGTTGTTTGAACCGGTGACGGGCTACCGATTGATGGCTGCTTTCACTCCGTCCGCTCTCTGGAAGTCGGTCTTCCCGATCCTTCTCGGCGCAGCTTTCGCCTTGCTTGTGAGACGCTATGGTAGGCATTTGCCAGCGATACCAGAGGGCGACATAGTGGTTATCGCAGATGCCGCCGTTCCCACATTTGTTCGTTTCAGCGACGGACTCGTTCGCGCTGACGTGTATTTGCGACGCTGGCCCATAGCCGGCATGCTTCTCGTCGGTATCGCGCTAGCCCTTGGTTTGGCGCTGGGACGGATTTCATGATCCGCAGAGCCAAGCGGTTATT
Protein-coding sequences here:
- a CDS encoding alpha/beta hydrolase; amino-acid sequence: MKARLRYFVYFLLALIALVVGLSLYQPPMRLMPAPTVFLNERNPFSINPNLSEDPEIKVFYATNRLPIGPRANRIYAIVPGRDVHLGLATVRIGQEGTTWDNIYALSTGAGDDTRPFLHLENLNEQANIESDGKLDAEARAWFAEIETALQNSLDKDITVYVHGANTTMERAAGQAAQLHHFTGRNSVVVMFAWPTAENFLRYSRDMETAFGAAPHLAKLIELLAGNTTARNIDVLTYSAGGTVGSDALGRIGDDVTLHGSQNPRIGEVYHAAPDADFRSFVNDMQKYAAIARRMTVAVNMNDAALRLSQLVNRASRAGRPDLTELSPEASSWLLEAQEQYGLEVVQVRPENIPGMSRWSHTFWYEDPWVSTDVLATLLFHLSPSDRGLEEEDARPKGRYWTFAADHLKRLTEAMARR
- a CDS encoding efflux RND transporter permease subunit, yielding MIGPNLSGWAISSRSLTIYFMLVAIVAGAFAFVGLGRDEDPTFTIKTMLVTAVWPGATLEETQNQLTDRLERRLQETTGLDSLRSITRPGVVTIYVDLDGAFPADDVGSVWQQVRNSVADIRHTLPQGVVGPFFNDDFGDVFGIIYGFTSDGFTHRELRDYADEVRSNLIRDVPSIGKIEFIGVQNEEVTIELQPDRVAAMGLDYGQVFAAVAAQNAVRPSGTINTGLENLSLRVSGSFENESEILDVPISAGGRLIRLGDVAEVKRGLVEPPSSMYRVNGKPAIGLGISMREGGDVLELGRQVSASVNRSVANLPIGIDTVLVSNQPDVVDVAINDFTTSLYQAVGIILVVSFLTLGVRPGAVVAIAIPVTLATVFLVMQVMGIDLHRVSLGALIIALALLVDDAMTTVDATLRGLANGQTMTDASKSAYSKLAAPMLTGTLITIAGFVPIGFAQSQAGEYTISLFQVVAIALIASWFVAVVFTPIISSYLLKAPKPGASSGEDSFLVRTYSRFLVSAIRARWLTIGISVCVMVAAVLGLSRVDRQFFPPSDRNELMIDFQLPRSSSIFASEAAVERIEAWLGKSEDVNFWSSYVGRNVIRFYLPLAILPPSDNHSQLVVMAKDIDARIRLQRELEKYLSENFPEAISRVSPLEMGPPIGWPLQWRLSGPDIEIVRDRALELADIIATNPGADRVHFDWIEPARQLKIEVNQDQARRLGLTSQSLSAILQSAVSGAPVTQLRDGIYLINVVVRAPYQDRISLDNLASLQVPIPGGRTVAMSTFANFSFEQEQPLIWRRDRVPTLTVLADVRDGTTPEAVVADVEDKVDAFATTLPAGYSIELGGTAETSAESQAAVFAVIPVMIFIMLTLLMVQLRSFANTFLVLVLLPLGLIGVVGALLLFGRPLGFVAILGILALIGMIAKNAVILIVQINDERAGGLGIRDAAIAAASGRLRPILLTALSTVLGLIPIAPTLFWGPMAFAIMGGLLVATVLTLILLPVLYITIYDREPRKDRDKSNADEFIAGSA
- a CDS encoding efflux RND transporter periplasmic adaptor subunit — encoded protein: MLKNRRSLVCGLVLLAAVLSACSDEKKETAASPRLVRVVVIDENKGGQTVELAGTVESQVEVGLGFRIGGRVIERLVNVGDTVKAGQIIARLDASDEENGLRAAEAALTAAESQLSEARLTYDRQRRLYERQVVALAAVDRAEQALNSAQAHVDSAQAQARIVHRRLEDTVLYADSLGVVTAVGVEAGEVAAAGRPIVQIARDEGKDAVFNVPAATIANSPPDPEVLVALSMSPGVTAQGRIREVAPRADAATGTFQVRVGLIDPPAEMRLGSTVTGQAHFGGVGGIEIPASALTRTEGAPAVWVVDPATNKVALRKIDIADFSPASVLVSDGLEVGELVVTAGVQALRPGQEVRLPGGVS
- a CDS encoding Na+/H+ antiporter subunit E is translated as MKERAVLAVAAVRAVALFAFWLALANWTIADVVAGAVAAGIASWASILLLPPAPHSSRSFLAIAQIALFFLIQSFLAGLDVARRALDPRMPLQPGFVTCPMSLRGAMPRCAFRALMSLQPGSLPVEEQAGGVLLVHCLNKNQPVSQSFAREEMLFAKAFGIETDHG
- a CDS encoding monovalent cation/H+ antiporter complex subunit F, giving the protein MAEFLLSVAVFLLVVVGAGLLRLLRGPSAADRIMAVQMLGTGGGAICLLLAVATRNSAIFDVALTLGLLAVSAVAALSLAEHSRTGGESDDHAG
- a CDS encoding monovalent cation/H(+) antiporter subunit G; amino-acid sequence: MLASGFTIVAVVTGAFFFLAGTAGLLRFPDSLSRLHALTKADNLGLGLIALGLMPQVGNLQDGLKLLFIWGLVQCAAATSSQIIARIAHRPDGKDQ
- a CDS encoding DUF4040 domain-containing protein, with protein sequence MTLALDLILIVLVLTVAVGTLVSRDTRSAVIAFIGLGLLLGLAWVRLSSVDVALTEVAIGGGATGILLLRACASVGSANPRRERPGTAVHVLAALFCAAVSIAIGMAVLAMPEPPGTLAPRVAEHMSASGLGNPVTVVLLVYRAFDTLLEKVVVVLSLIGVWSLATDSSWGGAPADLKQGIADGPLVLLARLLPPVGIVLGIYLVWNGADEPGGTFQGGAVLAGMWLLVQMARLRPMPQTGSLTVRRLIAVGPVSFVLVGLSGFFIADSFLAYPAGFAKPIIVAVEIALTISIAVIIGLLVAGPAARAPK
- a CDS encoding cation:proton antiporter subunit C; the encoded protein is MSPALLFGLCAAALIGIGLFGLIVQPDPLRKLLSFNLIGAGVFLLFGVAGKRGAAVGFSSDPVPQALVITGIVVAFSASALAVALLVRLSEAPDRADEDDEI
- a CDS encoding NADH-quinone oxidoreductase subunit J — protein: MLLLSFAVLALVVRNYSALGYDLGGWAPPLGLRLRADGISAAMMVMTGLILCLVGLSARPEFQSSETGGETRKTLVFWALFLGVASALNLVFLAQDLFNLFVALELLTFAAVPLVSLDGRAKTLSAALRYLLFALAGSVLYLLGVVLIYANYAALDLGTLHGLIRNEAATSIAVALMIAGLMAKTAVFPLHIWLPPAHSGAPAPASAILSALVIKAPFFIILRLWFDMLPMNSTTAAGLLAGAGSASILFCSVLALRQSRLKLMIAYSTVAQVGYLFLVFPLLGADGLAPWGSIAWSGSILQLMSHAFAKAAMFVAAGLIVEALGHDRIDDLAGAGKAAPLSVLAFAIAGLSLMGLPPSGGFVAKVMLLSGAVSVGEWWIAVTILVGGVLAAAYVFRVVGKTTASPGADVPNLMILPRSREIIPLILALCAVAIGFIPLQPLDFLDIGRSVAGVGP